ATTATAAGCAAACATATGGCAGGTGATATCGATAATCTGGCACTGTTGATTAAAAAGGTAAGCGGAAGAGACCGCAGGGGCACCGATATAACTCTTTACGGTCTGAGAAGAGCGCTTGTAGAACTGCTTTCCTGCTTTCCTGTTTACCGCTCCTATATTAACGGCAGATCGTTCAGCAGAATTGACCGGGATCATCTTCAATACGCGATTTCCGCTGCCAAAGCTCTTGAGCCGGGACTTTCAAGAGAGTTCGCATTCATAGAGCGTTTCCTCCTGCTTCAGTATGAAGAATCAGCATCTGAACAGGAGAAACAGGAATGGACCAATGTGCTTATGAGATTTCAGCAGTTTACCGGTCCATTGATGGCAAAAGGATTCGAGGATACTGTACTTTACATTTACAATCGGCTCTGTTCTCTTAACGAAGTGGGAAGCTGGCCGCATATCTTTGGCATCAGGGCTGCTGCATTCCACTCATTCTGCTCCTCACGGCTTAAATCGTGGCCAAACACCATGAATACTACATCAACCCATGATACCAAAAGGGGTGAGGATGTGAGGGCAAGGATAAATGTGCTCTCTGAGATGCCACGGGAATGGGAGAAATTCCTGAAAAAATGCAGCAAGCTCAACAGCAGGTGGAAAACCGTATACAATGGCAGGCAGATGCCTGACCCCAATGATGAGTACCTTTTTTATCAGACTCTTATCGGCACCTTCAATCTCTCTGAGGATTACCAGCAATACACAAAACGGATCAGCCAGTACATGCTGAAGGCTGTAAAGGAGGCCAAGGAGCATACAGGCTGGGTTGATCCTCATTTCGAGTATGAAAAAGCACTTTCCGACTTCATAGATAAAGCTCTCGACAGGGATATATCCGGTCAATTTATTGATGAATTCATCCGGTTTCAGCAGAAAATCTCTTCCTACGGCATCTTCAATTCCATCTCCCAGTGCCTTCTGAAAATCGTCTCTCCCGGACTTCCTGACTTCTACCAGGGAACCGAGCTATTAGATCTCAGCCTTGTGGATCCTGACAACAGACGTGAGGTCGATTTCCTTAAAAGGGCTGATATTCTCAGGCAGTTGAAACAGTCCGAAATCAACAGCGGTTTTCTAAGGGATCTCCTGATGGAGAGCACAGAGGGAAGAGTAAAGATGTTTCTCATTTACAGATGTCTTGAGGCGAGAAGGAGGAACAAAGAACTTTTTCAGTCCGGGTGTTACAAGCATCTTAAAACAGGAGGAGTTTTCAAAAGAAGCATTATAGCATTTGCAAGAGAATGGGGTGAGGAACGGATGATTGTAGCAGTTCCCAGGTTTCTTGTTTCTGTGATCTCTCCCGATGAACTGCCGCTCGGAGCAAAGGTGTGGAAGGATACCTATGTAGAGATACCTCAGGGGGTATTTACTTGTAAAGAAGAGATAACCGGGAGGGAATTAACATTTGAAAACGGGATAAATGCCGGAGAGCTTTTCGAATCGTTCCCTGCGGCTTTACTGATTGGAAAATGCCCGTAGTATAAGTTCGGATACACCGCATGCAGGGTCGCATTTGATTTTTTCCCAGGGTCGGTATCAGTATCCAAATATCGATTCCTGTTCCGCCCCGGGAACGTACATGGTTTTGCAAATCCATCAGATCAGCGCGATCATGTCTCTGACAGCAGCTTCAAGACCGACCAGTGATGAACGGGCGACTATTGAATGGCCTATATTCAACTCCTCCATGTAACGTATCTCTGCTACAGGAGTTACATTCTGATAATTCAAACCGTGCCCTGCATTGACATGCAATCCAAAACTTTTTGCTGCCATTGCTGTATCCTTGAGTTTCCCCAGTTCCTCTGCAACAGCCTGGGCAGAGGAGGCATTTGAGTAAAAGCCTGTATGGAGCTCAATGTGGGTGGCGCCGGTTCTTTTTGCTGCTTTGATCTCATTGAGGTCCGGATCGATGAAAAGACTTACCAGAATATTGTTATTCTTAAATGTTTCGACTGCCTTTGATAGTTCCTTTTCCCGTTCGCGAACATTCAGGCCTCCCTCAGTTGTGCGTTCCTCCCGTTTTTCTGGAACGAGGGTGACCATATAAGGGAGTACATCCACCGCAATTTTAATCATTTCCGATGTAGGTGCCATTTCCAGGTTGAGGCGTGTCGAGATGGTTTGCTTGAGCAGATAGATATCTCTGTCCTGGATATGGCGCCGGTCTTCGCGAAGATGGGCTGTGATTCCTGAAGCTCCTGCGAGTTCGCAGAGAACGGCAGCCTGAACAGGGTCGGGATCTTTTCCGCCTCTGGCCTGACGAATCGTTGCTATATGATCTACATTAACCCCTAAGGTCGCCATCATGCTCTCCTTTACGATAATTCATTTCTTTATCTGAAGTATTACTCTTTCTGCGCAGATAATTCGCTTAGATCAATAAAAATCTTTTTCTGGTAAAAATCAAGAAATTCATTTAATCCGGTTAATTATGGTCTTCATTAATGACGTACAGAAGGTGAATTTTACAGAGTTAAGTCACAAAAAATTACCACGGAGGTGTTAAATCAAGAAGATTATGGTTTAAGAGTCTCTGAAACGTAAATCAATCTGATTCCGTTCTGTTTGAGTGCGGGCAGAGCGTTTTTCAGAGCAGTAATCAGGGAGGCGGAAG
The Fibrobacter sp. genome window above contains:
- a CDS encoding pyridoxine 5'-phosphate synthase, producing MATLGVNVDHIATIRQARGGKDPDPVQAAVLCELAGASGITAHLREDRRHIQDRDIYLLKQTISTRLNLEMAPTSEMIKIAVDVLPYMVTLVPEKREERTTEGGLNVREREKELSKAVETFKNNNILVSLFIDPDLNEIKAAKRTGATHIELHTGFYSNASSAQAVAEELGKLKDTAMAAKSFGLHVNAGHGLNYQNVTPVAEIRYMEELNIGHSIVARSSLVGLEAAVRDMIALI
- the treY gene encoding malto-oligosyltrehalose synthase, which encodes MEIPLSTYRLQFSPSFTFKDALAVIPYLKELGISHIYASPIFKARKGSMHGYDIADPRFLNNEIGDRDEFDLLTEQVARAGMGWIQDIVPNHMAFDSGNKLLMDLFENGPAFLPLHYFDIDWNHPYESLRGRLLAPILGDIYGECLERGEIKLTYDQNGFAIRYYSHFFPLRIETYALILDRNLDRLKTEQGVSNPGFLKLLGVLYSIKNLPAAHQMEARRTQVKFTKAILWELYTTESAIQAFIDELLREINGIPGKPETFSLLDALHAEQVFKLSFWKVATEELNYRRFFTVNDLISLRVEDEQVFRDTHEFIFEMINQGKINGIRVDHIDGLYDPHLYLERLRKGAPESYIIVEKILGFQEPLPNVWPIQGTTGYDFCNYVNNLFCYRRNGKLFEQIYSAFTGKRLDFKSLLTEKKRLIISKHMAGDIDNLALLIKKVSGRDRRGTDITLYGLRRALVELLSCFPVYRSYINGRSFSRIDRDHLQYAISAAKALEPGLSREFAFIERFLLLQYEESASEQEKQEWTNVLMRFQQFTGPLMAKGFEDTVLYIYNRLCSLNEVGSWPHIFGIRAAAFHSFCSSRLKSWPNTMNTTSTHDTKRGEDVRARINVLSEMPREWEKFLKKCSKLNSRWKTVYNGRQMPDPNDEYLFYQTLIGTFNLSEDYQQYTKRISQYMLKAVKEAKEHTGWVDPHFEYEKALSDFIDKALDRDISGQFIDEFIRFQQKISSYGIFNSISQCLLKIVSPGLPDFYQGTELLDLSLVDPDNRREVDFLKRADILRQLKQSEINSGFLRDLLMESTEGRVKMFLIYRCLEARRRNKELFQSGCYKHLKTGGVFKRSIIAFAREWGEERMIVAVPRFLVSVISPDELPLGAKVWKDTYVEIPQGVFTCKEEITGRELTFENGINAGELFESFPAALLIGKCP